From a region of the Oncorhynchus keta strain PuntledgeMale-10-30-2019 chromosome 13, Oket_V2, whole genome shotgun sequence genome:
- the LOC118382147 gene encoding mucin-5AC-like isoform X1 codes for MSGASTSTTTAAPTTTLTDSSTTMVTVAPTTAATGVSTTTVTVAATTTVTGVSTTSDAPTTTVTAATTTSITGVSTTTGEPTTTKTDSSTTNGEPTTTITVVSTTTAEPTTTITGVSTTTAEPTTTITGVSTTSDATTATVTAAPTTIVMGVLTTTGEPTTTVIDASTTTSEPTTTVTGPLTTSGEPTTTITVVSTITAEPTTTIPVVSTTSAEPTTTITGVSTTTAEPTTTVTGVSTTTAEPTTTITGVSTTTAEPTTTITGVSTTTDATTATVTAAPTTIVMGVLTTTGEPTTTVIDASTTTSEPTTTVTGPLTTSGEPTTTITVVSTTTAEPTMTIPVVSTTTAEPTTTITGVSTTSDATTATVTAAPTTIVMGVLTTTGEPTTTVIDASTTTSEPTTTVTGPLTTSGEPTTTITVVSTTSGEPTTTITVVSTTSGEPTTTITGVSTVTVTDIPITTVTGALTTAITTAPNTFITVVSASTGEPNSTVTVGSTTTGELPSPVTAAPATSIVPATTSVTTTVAGTTTTTTGEPVTVPATVPTTRPTTTTTTYVAPTITVSRKASPLSTTTSTAPTTTTNATTTTTTPTTTTSTTTTTTAHIKPVPLVAFVMQQVFVEALNDPQSTQFQELAVTITAVFDVIYKAKYGILFIRTIVLGFTPIFHSRMDAKTKAEVKLVFNETSTQSVPEVTDISNTLKEAVANPNITFGNLSVDVTTIIVKVPTTNSNTTTTATPVITTAIITTTTTETTVVALTKVTVVFRSSGETFTSDLSNKSSQAFQTRALLIKTQLDPFYRSAFTSFNSLTVTEFSSGSIINTMNLAFRSSSVPNSREIGTVLINAAPKITAFNIDPTSLRVNDTAVTSSGISSKTSLCTAFFLVVLSLLLSSQH; via the exons ATGAGTGGTGCATCAACATCTACTACTacagctgcacccactacaacTCTCACTGATTCATCAACAACAATGGTTACAGTGGCACCAACTACAGCCGCCACTGGTGTGTCGACAACAACGGTTACAGTCGCAGCCACTACAACCGTCACTGGTGTGTCGACAACAAGTGATGCACCAACAACTACTGTTACTGCAGCAACTACTACAAGCATCACAGGTGTgtcgacaacaactggtgaacccacgaCAACCAAAACTGATTCATCAACAACAAATGGTGAACCCACTACGACCATCACTGTTGTGTCGACAACAACTgctgaacccactacaaccatcactggaGTGTCGACAACAACTgctgaacccactacaaccatcactggtgTGTCGACAACAAGTGATGCAACAACAGCTACTGTTACTGCAGCACCCACTACAATCGTCATGGGTGTGTTGAcgacaactggtgaacccactacaaccgtCATTGATGCATCGACAACTACTAGTGAACCCACAACAACCGTTACTGGTCCATTGACAACatctggtgaacccactacaaccatcactgttgTGTCGACAATAACTGCTGAACCCACTACGACCATCCCTGTTGTGTCGACAACATCTgctgaacccactacaaccatcactggtgTGTCGACAACAACTGCTGAACCCACTACAACCGTCACTGGTGTGTCGACAACAACTgctgaacccactacaaccatcactggtgTGTCGACAACAACTgctgaacccactacaaccatcactggtgTGTCGACAACAACTGATGCAACAACAGCTACTGTTACTGCAGCACCCACTACAATCGTCATGGGTGTGTTGAcgacaactggtgaacccactacaaccgtCATTGATGCATCGACAACTACTAGTGAACCCACAACAACCGTTACTGGTCCATTGACAACatctggtgaacccactacaaccatcactgttgTGTCGACAACAACTGCTGAACCCACTATGACCATCCCTGTTGTGTCGACAACAACTgctgaacccactacaaccatcactggtgTGTCGACAACAAGTGATGCAACAACAGCTACTGTTACTGCAGCACCCACTACAATCGTCATGGGTGTGTTGAcgacaactggtgaacccactacaaccgtCATTGATGCATCGACAACTACTAGTGAACCCACAACAACCGTTACTGGTCCATTGACAACatctggtgaacccactacaaccatcactgttgtgtcgacaacatctggtgaacccactacaaccatcactgttgTGTCGACAACATCTGGTGAACCCACTACCACAATCACTGGTGTGTCGACTGTAACGGTTACAGATATACCCATTACAACCGTAACAGGTGCATTGACAACAGCGATTACAACGGCTCCAAATACATTCATCACTGTTGTGTCGGCATCTACTGGTGAACCCAATTCAACTGTAACTGTTGGGTCAACAACAACTGGAGAACTCCCTTCACCCGTCACTG CTGCTCCTGCTACAAGTATTGTTCCTGCTACAACTTCTGTTACTACCACTGTGGCTGGTACTACCACCACAACAACTGGAGAACCTGTCACTGTTCCTGCTACCGTTCCTACAACTAGGCCCACAACTACAACCACCACCTATGTGGCCCCCACAATTACAGTGTCAAGGAAAGCATCACCACTGTCAACAACTACCAGCACAGCTCCAACTACAACAACCAACGCAACAACCACTACTACAacacctactactacaactagtacaacaacaactacaactgcACATATTAAACCTGTTCCACTGGTGGCTTTCGTCATGCAACAAGTGTTTGTAGAAGCTTTAAATGACCCTCAAAGTACACAATTCCAAGAACTTGCAGTAACTATTACTGCAGTG TTTGATGTGATCTACAAAGCAAAATATGGGATCCTCTTCATCCGGACGATTGTTCTTGGATTCAC ACCTATTTTCCATTCCCGTATGGATGCAAAAACAAAGGCAGAGGTCAAACTGGTGTTCAATGAGACCTCCACTCAATCTGTCCCTGAGGTTACTGACATTAGCAATACACTGAAAGAAGCAGTTGCCAATCCAAACATTACCTTTGGCAACCTCTCTGTGGATGTTACCACCATCATTGTTAAAG TGCCCACCACAAATAGCAACACAACTACAACGGCTACTCCTGTCATCACTACTGCTATCATCACAACTACAACCACTGAAACTACGGTTGTGGCACTCACTAAGGTGACTGTGGTGTTCCGGTCCAGCGGAGAGACATTTACCTCTGACCTATCAAACAAATCTTCTCAGGCCTTTCAAACCCGAGCATTACTGATTAAAACTCAG CTTGATCCCTTCTATCGATCAGCTTTCACCTCTTTCAACAGTTTGACTGTGACAGAATTCAG CTCTGGATCCATCATCAATACTATGAATTTAGCATTCAGATCCTCCTCCGTCCCAAATTCCAGGGAGATTGGCACTGTTTTAATAAATGCCGCCCCAAAAATCACAGCTTTCAACATTGACCCCACCTCATTGAGAGTCAACGACACAG CTGTGACCTCAAGTGGAATAAGCAGCAAGACGAGCCTCTGCACAGCATTCTTTCTGGTGGTTCTGTCGCTGCTACTGTCAAGCCAACATTAG
- the LOC118382147 gene encoding uncharacterized protein LOC118382147 isoform X2 — MSGASTTAVTVEPAATVIDAPTTTAAPATSIVPATTSVTTTVAGTTTTTTGEPVTVPATVPTTRPTTTTTTYVAPTITVSRKASPLSTTTSTAPTTTTNATTTTTTPTTTTSTTTTTTAHIKPVPLVAFVMQQVFVEALNDPQSTQFQELAVTITAVFDVIYKAKYGILFIRTIVLGFTPIFHSRMDAKTKAEVKLVFNETSTQSVPEVTDISNTLKEAVANPNITFGNLSVDVTTIIVKVPTTNSNTTTTATPVITTAIITTTTTETTVVALTKVTVVFRSSGETFTSDLSNKSSQAFQTRALLIKTQLDPFYRSAFTSFNSLTVTEFSSGSIINTMNLAFRSSSVPNSREIGTVLINAAPKITAFNIDPTSLRVNDTAVTSSGISSKTSLCTAFFLVVLSLLLSSQH; from the exons ATGAGTGGAGCATCAACAACTGCTGTTACAGTCGAACCCGCTGCAACTGTCATTGATGCACCGACAACAAcag CTGCTCCTGCTACAAGTATTGTTCCTGCTACAACTTCTGTTACTACCACTGTGGCTGGTACTACCACCACAACAACTGGAGAACCTGTCACTGTTCCTGCTACCGTTCCTACAACTAGGCCCACAACTACAACCACCACCTATGTGGCCCCCACAATTACAGTGTCAAGGAAAGCATCACCACTGTCAACAACTACCAGCACAGCTCCAACTACAACAACCAACGCAACAACCACTACTACAacacctactactacaactagtacaacaacaactacaactgcACATATTAAACCTGTTCCACTGGTGGCTTTCGTCATGCAACAAGTGTTTGTAGAAGCTTTAAATGACCCTCAAAGTACACAATTCCAAGAACTTGCAGTAACTATTACTGCAGTG TTTGATGTGATCTACAAAGCAAAATATGGGATCCTCTTCATCCGGACGATTGTTCTTGGATTCAC ACCTATTTTCCATTCCCGTATGGATGCAAAAACAAAGGCAGAGGTCAAACTGGTGTTCAATGAGACCTCCACTCAATCTGTCCCTGAGGTTACTGACATTAGCAATACACTGAAAGAAGCAGTTGCCAATCCAAACATTACCTTTGGCAACCTCTCTGTGGATGTTACCACCATCATTGTTAAAG TGCCCACCACAAATAGCAACACAACTACAACGGCTACTCCTGTCATCACTACTGCTATCATCACAACTACAACCACTGAAACTACGGTTGTGGCACTCACTAAGGTGACTGTGGTGTTCCGGTCCAGCGGAGAGACATTTACCTCTGACCTATCAAACAAATCTTCTCAGGCCTTTCAAACCCGAGCATTACTGATTAAAACTCAG CTTGATCCCTTCTATCGATCAGCTTTCACCTCTTTCAACAGTTTGACTGTGACAGAATTCAG CTCTGGATCCATCATCAATACTATGAATTTAGCATTCAGATCCTCCTCCGTCCCAAATTCCAGGGAGATTGGCACTGTTTTAATAAATGCCGCCCCAAAAATCACAGCTTTCAACATTGACCCCACCTCATTGAGAGTCAACGACACAG CTGTGACCTCAAGTGGAATAAGCAGCAAGACGAGCCTCTGCACAGCATTCTTTCTGGTGGTTCTGTCGCTGCTACTGTCAAGCCAACATTAG